Proteins encoded by one window of bacterium:
- a CDS encoding class I SAM-dependent methyltransferase — MSFWDIKAKRYEAIRHVRLIEWILRAEKDNIRKLIDEEGIAADIVLDIGSGSGEAGSLFPDSTQITAIDTSFSMLVQCRSKGFFAVRGDALYLPAASNYFNCVISIGVSEYIKRLDSFFSEAGRVLKKGGYFITTRAQPNIFNRLRMVSGERVRCHRENKFISSAEAEGLILKRKMTGFIQVQYLFQKN; from the coding sequence TTGAGTTTCTGGGACATTAAGGCAAAACGGTACGAAGCGATAAGGCATGTGCGGCTCATAGAATGGATTCTTAGAGCGGAAAAGGATAACATCCGTAAACTTATTGATGAAGAAGGAATAGCTGCTGATATTGTACTTGATATAGGTTCCGGAAGCGGAGAAGCAGGGTCTCTATTCCCTGATTCGACACAGATTACAGCAATTGATACATCTTTTTCAATGCTTGTTCAGTGCAGAAGCAAGGGATTTTTTGCTGTAAGAGGAGATGCTTTGTATCTGCCTGCTGCTTCGAATTATTTTAATTGTGTTATCAGTATAGGCGTATCAGAATATATAAAAAGATTGGACAGCTTTTTTTCAGAGGCAGGCAGGGTGCTAAAAAAGGGGGGATATTTTATTACAACGCGTGCTCAGCCGAATATATTCAACAGGCTGCGTATGGTTTCAGGTGAGAGAGTGCGCTGTCACAGGGAAAATAAGTTCATATCTTCTGCGGAAGCAGAAGGCTTAATTCTTAAAAGAAAAATGACAGGTTTTATACAGGTTCAGTATCTTTTTCAAAAAAACTAA
- a CDS encoding inositol phosphorylceramide synthase, producing the protein MKIVEKLKFIHQKLKHPDHSWRVYVLIGIVIYFILINQIIHVRPDHAFLALVVFSLALGKGNSKQFLIDWSPFIFFWIAYDMMRGVADSVRGVINVIPPFTLELKIFGGILGHQVPCFFFEHFQALHQGGVLKAILDIMGANFYTIHFGAPLVLGWIFWHTTSDRPLFYHFVYTITILNIMALVTFMLYPAAPPWYVYRYGLAQPTGLIEGSAAGLVNFDKLIGTKFLQSIWDTFNSNLFAAIPSLHGAYPCVIAFFGMKKFKKNRALWLLYPIGTWFSAVYLGEHYIIDLIIGLIYFIIAYQIVLRFIYPVLFKNYVERTDLKLKSGE; encoded by the coding sequence ATGAAAATTGTAGAAAAACTTAAGTTTATCCATCAAAAGCTGAAGCATCCTGATCATTCATGGCGTGTATATGTGCTGATTGGTATTGTGATATACTTTATTCTCATTAATCAGATAATACATGTAAGGCCCGACCATGCATTTCTTGCTCTTGTTGTGTTTTCTCTCGCTTTGGGGAAAGGGAATTCGAAGCAGTTTCTTATAGATTGGTCTCCTTTCATATTCTTCTGGATTGCATATGATATGATGCGTGGTGTTGCAGACAGTGTACGCGGTGTTATTAATGTAATTCCTCCGTTTACGCTTGAGCTCAAAATTTTTGGCGGCATTCTCGGGCATCAGGTGCCCTGTTTCTTTTTTGAGCATTTTCAGGCACTTCACCAGGGTGGAGTTCTGAAGGCAATCCTTGATATTATGGGTGCCAACTTTTACACAATACATTTTGGAGCCCCCCTTGTACTGGGGTGGATTTTTTGGCATACAACTTCCGACAGGCCTCTGTTTTATCATTTTGTTTATACAATTACAATCCTTAATATAATGGCTCTTGTTACATTTATGCTTTATCCGGCAGCTCCTCCATGGTATGTTTACAGATATGGTTTAGCCCAGCCGACCGGCCTTATTGAGGGCAGCGCAGCAGGCCTTGTTAATTTTGACAAGCTTATAGGTACAAAATTTCTTCAATCTATATGGGACACCTTTAACTCGAATCTTTTTGCAGCAATCCCTTCTCTGCACGGAGCTTATCCATGTGTTATTGCATTCTTCGGTATGAAAAAATTTAAAAAGAACCGTGCTTTATGGCTGCTATATCCAATCGGCACATGGTTTTCAGCGGTTTATCTTGGAGAACACTATATTATTGATCTTATAATAGGACTTATATATTTTATAATTGCTTATCAGATTGTTTTAAGGTTCATTTATCCTGTACTGTTTAAAAACTATGTTGAGAGGACTGATTTAAAATTAAAATCGGGGGAATAG